One genomic segment of Halobacteriovorax sp. DA5 includes these proteins:
- a CDS encoding GNAT family N-acetyltransferase: MIVKRIHLKDTYKIRRSVLGINGNESSYKFVADDESDTFHLGAFVENNLVSVASFYFNPNPKFNIDNQYQLQGMATLESYRKQGFSRELLNVAFPIIKQNFCNLIWCNARIEARAFYEKLGFESFEDEFEIEGIGRHILMYREIN, encoded by the coding sequence ATGATTGTAAAAAGAATCCATTTGAAAGATACATATAAAATTCGACGCTCAGTTCTAGGTATAAATGGCAATGAATCTAGTTATAAATTTGTTGCTGATGACGAGTCCGATACTTTTCACTTAGGTGCTTTCGTCGAAAATAATCTCGTATCTGTGGCATCTTTTTATTTTAATCCAAACCCAAAGTTTAATATTGATAATCAATATCAATTACAAGGTATGGCAACACTTGAAAGTTATCGAAAACAAGGATTTTCAAGAGAGCTACTTAATGTCGCCTTCCCAATTATTAAGCAAAACTTTTGTAACCTTATTTGGTGCAATGCTCGTATCGAAGCAAGAGCTTTCTACGAAAAGCTAGGTTTTGAAAGCTTTGAAGACGAATTTGAAATTGAGGGAATCGGACGACATATCCTAATGTATCGTGAGATTAATTAA
- the argS gene encoding arginine--tRNA ligase, giving the protein METNTILTKLTDILENAFSTAYPDAQFERADIYASIGQAPNIEMAHYAFPVFRFAKALKQGPPQIAAAILEQIDLEANASIIKDLKAQGPYLNFTLTADAYFANLVSEIRSGEFFKKELTKGEGKTMIEYSQPNTHKELHVGHMRNLCLGNALVRIKQYCSVDVHPVTYPGDSGTHVAKCLWYLKYHNQDTIPETNKGEWLGRIYTLANTKLEDELGSDKEDDNRAKLTEILKQLHAEEGEFFDLWKETRQWSIDLMKKTYAWADVEFDRWFFESEMDAPSLKICNEYYEKGLFVKDDGAIGMDLSEDKLGFCILIKSDGTGLYSTKDVALAIKKFEEYGVKNNIYIVDSRQAFHFKQVFKVLEHIGFEQAKDCYHLPYEMVELTDGAMSSRKGNIVALTDLINNMEAKIKEDYLNKYAGEWSQSEIDETATKIANGAIKYGMIKIDNNRKIVFDMNEWLKLDGDTGPYLQYVYARINSLLSKQGFEKAQALELSNASSIVETKEFELLQKLSLFNDVATKAHEQNKTSLLTTYLFELGKLFNSFYAACPIASSEESLKKARLELAYATSEIIKTGLGILGIQVPERM; this is encoded by the coding sequence ATGGAAACGAATACAATTTTAACAAAGCTTACTGATATCCTTGAAAATGCATTCTCGACTGCTTACCCAGATGCACAGTTTGAAAGAGCAGATATTTATGCCTCAATTGGACAGGCGCCAAATATTGAGATGGCCCACTACGCTTTTCCAGTATTTCGTTTCGCCAAAGCTCTTAAGCAAGGGCCACCACAAATCGCTGCTGCAATCTTAGAACAAATTGATCTTGAAGCAAACGCTTCGATTATAAAAGACCTTAAAGCACAAGGCCCATACCTAAACTTTACACTTACAGCTGATGCATACTTTGCAAATCTAGTCAGTGAAATTCGCTCAGGTGAGTTCTTCAAAAAAGAGCTAACTAAAGGCGAAGGTAAAACAATGATTGAGTACTCGCAGCCAAATACTCACAAAGAGCTTCACGTTGGTCATATGAGAAATCTATGTCTTGGAAATGCTCTTGTTAGAATTAAACAGTATTGTAGCGTTGATGTTCATCCAGTGACTTATCCTGGAGACTCTGGAACTCACGTTGCAAAATGTCTATGGTACTTAAAATATCATAATCAAGACACAATTCCTGAAACGAATAAGGGAGAATGGCTTGGCCGTATTTACACTCTAGCAAATACAAAGCTAGAAGACGAGCTTGGCTCAGATAAAGAAGACGATAACCGCGCAAAGCTTACAGAAATCCTAAAACAACTTCATGCTGAAGAAGGTGAATTCTTCGATCTTTGGAAAGAGACTCGTCAGTGGTCGATTGATCTAATGAAGAAGACATATGCTTGGGCAGATGTTGAGTTTGATCGCTGGTTCTTTGAATCTGAAATGGACGCTCCATCACTAAAGATCTGTAACGAATACTATGAGAAAGGTCTATTCGTAAAAGATGATGGTGCTATTGGAATGGATCTGAGTGAAGATAAGCTAGGTTTTTGTATTCTAATCAAGTCTGATGGAACAGGACTTTATTCAACAAAAGACGTGGCCCTTGCAATTAAGAAATTTGAAGAATACGGTGTAAAAAATAATATCTACATCGTTGACTCTCGCCAAGCCTTTCACTTCAAACAAGTATTTAAAGTTCTTGAGCATATAGGATTTGAACAGGCAAAAGACTGCTATCACCTTCCATATGAAATGGTGGAGCTAACAGATGGTGCCATGAGTTCTCGTAAAGGAAATATTGTTGCCCTTACTGATCTAATAAACAATATGGAAGCTAAGATCAAAGAAGATTACTTAAATAAGTATGCTGGAGAATGGAGCCAATCAGAGATTGATGAAACAGCGACTAAGATTGCAAACGGTGCGATCAAGTACGGAATGATCAAAATTGATAACAATCGTAAAATCGTTTTTGATATGAATGAGTGGTTAAAGCTTGATGGTGATACTGGCCCATATCTTCAATACGTTTATGCTCGAATTAACTCACTTCTATCAAAGCAAGGATTCGAAAAGGCACAAGCGCTTGAACTTTCAAATGCATCTTCAATTGTTGAAACGAAGGAATTTGAACTTTTACAAAAACTTTCACTATTTAATGATGTTGCTACAAAAGCACATGAGCAGAATAAGACAAGTTTACTTACGACTTACCTATTTGAGCTTGGAAAGTTATTTAATAGCTTCTACGCAGCTTGCCCAATTGCTTCGAGCGAAGAGTCTCTTAAAAAAGCAAGACTTGAGCTGGCGTATGCAACAAGTGAAATTATTAAAACGGGCCTTGGTATCCTAGGAATCCAAGTACCAGAGAGAATGTAA
- a CDS encoding DUF938 domain-containing protein, with protein MNDLPNSEACERNKGPILEVIKPYLESCESGEFLEIGSLTCQHSAHFAKSFSQIDFITSEIRENQNVLKKCLEHYSKNLKNLKGPLTYEAGFNKLEAGKKFYYTANTLHIMPWKAAKTFIKDLAQAMDENSTLFIYGPFKYHGNFTSPSNEQFDTYLKERDSQSGIRNFEDVCNNFLKKGVFLKEDIAMPANNQLLVFTK; from the coding sequence ATGAACGATTTACCAAATTCTGAAGCATGTGAAAGAAATAAAGGCCCTATTCTAGAGGTGATTAAACCTTATCTAGAGAGTTGTGAAAGTGGAGAATTCCTAGAAATTGGCTCTCTGACTTGTCAGCATAGCGCTCACTTTGCAAAGAGCTTTTCTCAAATTGATTTTATTACATCAGAAATTAGAGAAAACCAGAATGTCCTTAAAAAGTGCCTAGAGCATTACAGTAAGAACTTAAAGAATCTCAAAGGTCCTCTGACTTATGAAGCCGGTTTTAATAAACTTGAAGCAGGTAAGAAATTCTATTACACAGCAAATACTTTACATATTATGCCTTGGAAGGCCGCAAAGACCTTTATTAAGGATTTGGCCCAAGCAATGGATGAGAATAGTACTTTGTTTATTTACGGCCCATTTAAGTACCATGGAAATTTCACTAGTCCTTCAAATGAACAATTTGATACTTACTTAAAAGAGAGAGATTCTCAGAGTGGAATTAGAAATTTTGAAGATGTTTGCAATAACTTCTTAAAGAAAGGTGTCTTCCTAAAAGAAGATATTGCAATGCCAGCTAATAATCAGTTACTAGTTTTTACGAAGTAA
- a CDS encoding pseudouridine synthase → MKKRIKIRLSANDIIFEDGNYIALFKKAGWPVHKTLDRFRDNCTDALASFLKNRADGKDQYLVLAHRLDVETSGILLFAKNKEANKYLQELFSSHDPNKITKSYLAICSGELSEQEGRIENFLKANRVGHIEKMAVVNSGGKKAITDYKVIDTNKQYSLLEFTILTGRKHQIRAHAKHMGHPIYGDPIYSNSKDQSGQRLCAYKLRFFDKFSNEEINLKVEAPFSLENFKELSSNGDNQYIIFNKPYDVLCQFGKDHRDQLSLIDYKLPKEVYPIGRLDKDSEGLLILTNDGKYKNQMANADSKVEKTYIVQVDGDITTEAIEKLKRGVVIKGNYKTKPAKVKKLADFKIEERVPPVRVRKSIPTSWIEVRISEGRNRQIRRMCAAVDFPTLRLIRVAIGDVKLGKLKVGEFSYFDPSKQK, encoded by the coding sequence GTGAAAAAAAGAATTAAAATTCGTCTATCGGCCAATGATATCATCTTCGAGGATGGTAATTATATTGCCTTATTTAAAAAGGCCGGCTGGCCTGTGCATAAAACTCTCGATCGTTTTAGAGACAATTGTACAGATGCATTAGCAAGTTTTTTGAAGAATCGAGCAGATGGAAAAGACCAGTATCTCGTTTTGGCCCACAGACTTGATGTGGAAACGTCGGGAATTCTTTTATTTGCAAAGAATAAAGAAGCGAATAAGTATCTACAAGAACTCTTTAGTTCACACGATCCAAATAAGATAACGAAGAGCTACCTAGCAATATGTAGCGGAGAACTTTCTGAGCAAGAAGGAAGAATTGAGAACTTCTTAAAAGCTAATCGTGTCGGACATATTGAAAAGATGGCCGTGGTAAATTCAGGTGGAAAGAAGGCCATTACTGACTACAAGGTAATCGATACAAATAAGCAGTATTCACTTTTAGAATTTACTATTCTAACAGGTCGAAAGCACCAAATTCGCGCTCATGCAAAACATATGGGCCATCCGATTTATGGTGATCCAATTTATTCAAATTCAAAAGACCAAAGTGGACAAAGACTATGTGCCTATAAGCTTCGATTTTTTGATAAATTTTCAAATGAAGAAATTAACTTAAAAGTAGAAGCTCCATTTTCACTTGAGAATTTTAAAGAGCTTTCTAGTAATGGAGACAACCAGTATATCATCTTCAATAAGCCCTACGATGTTCTTTGCCAATTTGGAAAAGATCATCGAGATCAGTTAAGCCTTATCGATTATAAACTACCTAAGGAAGTCTATCCTATCGGACGACTTGATAAAGATAGTGAAGGTCTACTTATTCTAACAAATGATGGAAAGTATAAGAACCAAATGGCAAATGCTGATAGCAAGGTTGAAAAAACCTATATTGTTCAAGTCGATGGCGATATTACGACAGAGGCAATTGAAAAGCTTAAACGTGGTGTTGTTATTAAAGGAAATTACAAGACAAAGCCTGCCAAAGTAAAAAAACTTGCGGATTTTAAAATTGAAGAGCGAGTACCTCCAGTGCGAGTAAGAAAGTCGATTCCAACATCTTGGATTGAAGTACGCATCTCAGAGGGACGTAACCGACAAATTCGCAGAATGTGTGCGGCCGTAGACTTTCCTACGCTTAGACTTATTCGAGTTGCTATTGGTGACGTAAAGCTTGGAAAACTTAAGGTTGGGGAATTCTCTTATTTCGATCCATCAAAGCAAAAATAA
- a CDS encoding rhomboid family intramembrane serine protease, whose amino-acid sequence MSEHDTEINLKRLKYIGSLRDESITSLIEAQLLREGIHITKEYENDFYHLFVVDINQLQQARDVYRVYIGGAKPSKVDENWQYVQSLSMGPATIIILALCVIVFIFGWIFKNENLYYLFLFSTSKVDAFADINRGEYWRLLSPAFIHFGYIHIFFNMLWWKELGKLIEVTKGSVFLVLLLLFTAITSNILQAIMSPGMFGGLSGVVYGLLGFLWPYSRLNPNFKFKLPTSDIVLMVGWLFLGFFDVFNFKMANWAHGGGLISGAILGVIFALMDRNKRIPQP is encoded by the coding sequence ATGAGTGAACATGATACTGAAATTAACTTAAAACGACTTAAATATATTGGCTCTTTACGTGATGAGTCGATCACATCTCTGATTGAAGCACAACTTCTGCGTGAGGGGATTCATATCACAAAAGAATACGAGAACGATTTCTATCACTTATTTGTTGTGGATATTAATCAATTGCAACAGGCCCGTGACGTTTATCGTGTCTACATTGGTGGGGCAAAGCCGTCTAAAGTCGACGAGAATTGGCAGTACGTTCAGTCTTTAAGTATGGGGCCTGCGACAATTATTATATTGGCCTTATGTGTAATTGTTTTTATTTTTGGTTGGATCTTTAAAAATGAAAACCTTTACTATCTCTTTCTCTTTTCAACTTCAAAGGTTGATGCTTTTGCAGATATCAATCGTGGAGAATATTGGCGTCTACTTTCTCCGGCCTTTATTCATTTTGGCTATATCCACATCTTCTTTAATATGCTTTGGTGGAAAGAGCTTGGTAAGCTTATCGAAGTAACTAAGGGAAGTGTCTTTCTTGTCTTACTATTACTATTTACTGCAATTACTTCAAATATTTTACAAGCAATAATGTCGCCGGGGATGTTCGGCGGGCTCTCTGGTGTAGTTTACGGCCTATTGGGATTTTTATGGCCTTACTCAAGACTGAATCCAAATTTCAAGTTTAAGCTTCCAACTTCAGATATTGTACTTATGGTAGGGTGGCTTTTCTTAGGCTTCTTTGATGTCTTTAATTTTAAGATGGCCAACTGGGCCCATGGTGGTGGACTGATAAGTGGTGCAATTTTAGGTGTTATTTTTGCTTTGATGGATCGAAATAAGAGAATTCCCCAACCTTAA
- a CDS encoding Rrf2 family transcriptional regulator: MFKVSKKTEYALKALKHMQEHGHTCAENLTSAREICDIYKMPFDPVSKVMQKLNGYGVLSSIKGIKGGYFLSRPLSEINLFEVSNSIEGKISNSDCDALKGKCTKYLNCELISPIEKLNSHVNHQLINLSLEELLMNKAGFTHE, from the coding sequence ATGTTTAAGGTTAGTAAAAAAACAGAATATGCCCTAAAAGCTCTAAAGCATATGCAAGAGCACGGACACACTTGTGCTGAAAACTTAACTTCGGCCAGAGAAATATGTGACATCTACAAAATGCCTTTTGACCCCGTATCAAAAGTTATGCAAAAGCTAAATGGATACGGCGTCCTCTCATCAATTAAGGGAATTAAAGGTGGCTACTTCCTAAGCCGTCCCCTGTCTGAAATTAATCTTTTTGAAGTCAGTAATTCAATCGAAGGAAAGATTTCAAATTCAGACTGTGATGCCCTTAAAGGTAAATGTACTAAATACTTAAATTGCGAATTAATTTCACCAATAGAAAAGCTTAACTCTCACGTTAATCACCAGCTGATTAACTTGTCGCTTGAAGAGTTATTAATGAATAAGGCAGGATTCACACATGAGTGA